Below is a window of Bos javanicus breed banteng chromosome 6, ARS-OSU_banteng_1.0, whole genome shotgun sequence DNA.
GCTCCTGGCGGCCATGGGCCCTGGGCCGGGAAGTTCTTTGGTTACAGCGAGCTCGGCTTCCTGCCCCAACTCcaccctggccccagccctgtGACGCTGGGCGGTCTCGGGCGTGGAGACGGTGCAAGGCTTGGCCCCTCTGTGGGGTGGGCTTGGGCGGGGCCAGGACCACCCTCCCCTCTGGAAGCGCCTGTCCTTTCCTGTCTCCATTGCacctgccgcaggggcagggcGGCTGCAGGGCCGTCTGCGACTCGGTGCCTGCACGGAAGGTGCGGTCACACGGGTTCTGGTCCCTTTCTCGTGCAGCCCAAGTGTACGGAAGGGGACGCCTCTGTGCACGCGGTGGTTGAGAAGTTACGGGAGGAGAACCGGGTGCTGAGGCAGAAGGTGACTCACGTGAGTGTCTGAGATCGCACTCGGGCCGAGCGCCCCGCGCGgactgtgggtgaggggcctccCCTTGCTATGCCCAGGGGTCTCCCCTGCCCTGAGGTCGCTTCGGCTGATACACAGGGTCCCCAAAGGCCCGACACGTTTGCCCAAAAGGACGTGTTGAGCACATCCGTTTGTCCTCCACTCCGAAGTTAATTCGCGTGTTGCTAAATGAGGTGCAGGGATCACTGTCAATCCAGCGTTCAGGCAGCGACTTCGCCGTCACCGCGTCCGGGTGCTTCCCCCCgtcccgcccccccgccccgtccccccGTCCAGAGTGGGCGCAGCCGGCCTCCACGTGGGGACGGGTCTCGTATTCCGGGCGGGCTCGAGGGCGCTTTCCGGCCCCCAGGTCGAGGACCTCAATGCCAGGTGGCAGCGCTACGACGCCAGCAGGGACGAGTACGTGAGGGGGCTCCACGCGCAGCTAAAGGGCCTGCAAGTCCCCCTGGAGCCCGAGCTGATGCGGAAGGAGGTCTCCCGGCTCAACGCGCAGTTGGAGGAGAAGATGGATGACTGCGCGGAGGCGCGGCGGGAGCTGGCTGCGGCGAGGAGCGCACGGGACGCAGCGCTGGAGCGCGTGCAGATGCTGGAGCAGCAGGTGCGGCCACAGCGTGGGCGCCGGGGGGCGGGgccgccttctcctcctgaagGGATAGTGGGGCGGGGCCTCCTCCTCCTGAGGGAATAGGGGGCCGGGCTTCCTCCTCCTGACACCGGGGGGCGGGGCCTCCTCCTCCTGACGCCGGGGGGcggggcctcctcctcctcctgagggAATAGGGGGCCGGGCTTCCTCCTCCTGACGCCGGGGGGCCGGGCTTCATCCTCCTGAcgcggggggcggggccgccGCCTCCTGATGAGGGCGTGCCCTCTCGCAGATCCTCGCCTACAAAGACGACTTCACGTCGGAGAGGGCGGACAGGGAGCGGGCGCAGAGCCGCATCCATGAGCTGGAGGAGCAGGTGGCCTCGCTGCAGCGCCAGGCGTCCTGGAGACAGGTACAGCCGGGGTTTCCTCGGGCCCGGGGCGGGAGTCGTCTTCGTTTCTCTTCCACGCATTTCGAGCTCTCCTGCGGCTGCCAAGGCCTCGGTTCCGCTCCAGGCAGGGCCGCCATGCCCAGTGCCCGGAAACCTCCTGGTGGCATTTGTGTGCGCGCGGAGGGTGGCGTCCGCCGGCCTGTCCTGAGCTCGTGCCCCGACTGGGAGCTCCTGCACACGGCCCCTCCGTGCCGCGTGATGGGGTGGCCCCCTCGTGGGCACAGGCGGGGGGTCCGGACCCCTCAGTCGTCCCTGGCACGTCCTCGTTCGAGCCTCGGCCCCAGGCAGAGCAAAGGTGCGGGTCCTGCACAGCGATGGACGCGGCTCCAGACGCTGGAGCCGAAACCAGCCTCGGGAGCGGACGCCTGCCTTTTTCTAGGATTCTCGTGAGCCAGTCTCCTGCCGGATTCACACAGGGAGCAGATCTCCCAGGTATTTAGAGACCGACGCTTCGGAGCCTGTGGCAGCTGGTGGCCGGAGGCCTGGGACGGGATCTCAGTGGCTGGACCTCCCCGCAGAGGGCGGGTGCTCGGGAGTGACCCAGAGAGGCCAGGGGGACCTGCAGTGCCCCCACTGCCTGCGGTGCTTCAGCGACGAGCAGGGCGAGGAGCTGTTCAAGCACGTGGCCGAGTGCTGCCAGTGAGCCCGGTGGCGGGTGCGCCCCGCATCAGGATCGGGGCCCCCAGCACAGGCTGGGGGTACTTCTGAGCCTCCGTCTCGGCCACTCTCGGGTCAGCGGGAACTTGCGGTGGGGCTGGCGGCAGAGGTAGGGGTTGGAGCTGGTCTCCCAAGCGGCCAGGCAGAGGCCACGAGTGGACAGCCATGGGCGTTCTCGCCGGCCAGCACGACGCCTCCTGGGAGTCGTGGAGCTGAGCACTGAGCTGCATTGAGACTCGCTGCGCTGCCCTAGTGTTCGCCACACTCCCAGAAATTGAACACGTGATCATGTGACGATTTTGTAATAAAGGGACTTGCTAAGTGGTTGCCCTGAATGTGTGTGGGGGACTGGGGTGTAGGAGCCTGGCCGCACTTCCACCTGGGCCTCAGTTAGCTGCCGAGGAGACATGCTTGCAGACTGTTGCCTGTTGGGGCCTGAAGAGCCCAGTCGTCCAGCCCAGACGGGAGTCGAGGACAGGCTGAGTGCAAAGGAGAGCCCTGCAGGGCAGCGCAGGGCCACGGGGCCTATCACCTTGCTAACTGTCAGGAGAGCCAGGAGGCTAGGGGTTCCTCTCGCCCTCAGTGCAGGCGGGGAGGCGTCACAGCAGCAGGGGACACAGCTGGGATATGAACCCCCTGCTGCTGGCCCCCGGCCCACGGTCTGCGGTCCCCTCCGCCTGGAGCAGCTGCCGCCACGCGAGTGCGTGCGGTCTCTTTCTCCGGTTCTGCCTTCCTCCCAGGGGAGTTGAGGTGTCCATTCCTCTGTGGGATTCCCCACGCCCCCTCCAGCGTCCACGAGCCTGACTGGAAGCCGTCGGTCTCGAGCGTCACAGGGAGCCTCTGTCCTCAGGAGCTGGGGACTTGGCAGACACCCAAGCGCTTCTTGGAGAGAAAGGAGCCACAGGAGGGGAGCCCTCAGATCCTTGGCTGACCCTGAACCGGGCAGGGGCTGAGAGTAAGACTCTATGAATTTTGCGGCAGGGACAGGGCTGGACGGCAGGACGGGCGGAGCAGAGGCCCCAGCGGCTGTCCCTCAGGGTTAGAAGGGGTAGCTGCATCCTCGGTTTTCCTTTGAAACCCTCAAGGGGCCACATTTTAGAAGTAAAGTTGACATCTTAGGGCAAAACGAAAACGTCCCCCTCTTCTAGGTAGCCAACCAGTAATCCACAGGCTTGCTGGACAAAACCCGTTTTTCTTCAGACACAAGTAACAGAATCCAGAGTCCACTATACAGTAACAAATTCTAGACACGTGGGGGAAGAGGCACCGTGAAGACACAGCCACACAAGTACAGGCTCACCAGGTGCATATGCAGCAGcagctgctaaatcgcttcagtcatgtctgactctgtgcgaccccatagacagcagcccaccaggctcccccgtccctgggattctccaggcaagaacactggggtgggttgccatttccttttccaatgcatgaaagtgacaagtgaaggggaagtcactcagttatgcctgactctcagcgaccccatggactgcagcccaccaggctcctccgtccatgggattttccaggcaagagcactggagtataTGCAGCAGATGGTACTAAAAGAAATAAGGATGCTATGGAGATTGTTGAGGCTGGTCAGAAGTAATCCTGgataaaaatacagaaaggagGGCAGAGCATGGGGATGAGTAGACATGGATGACTACTGATTGTTTAAAACAATAATGTCTTGAAGGTTTTCAGATATGCAAACAACCGCGAGAACTTTTAGGTGGGGGAGCAGATTGTTGACAGTAACGACGATTGTCAACAACGAGGCTTAAGCAACTTGCACACTTACAGGTTATAAGGCCTCTGCATTGACTTATAGTAGACTGATGAATCACAGGAGCATATTATAATCTCTAGGGAAACCACCGAAGCAGTGACGGAAATACTTAAAAAGTTACAGAGGGATTCCCCGAGCAGTCCGCCGGTTAAGACTCTCTACTTTTTTAACTATTTgcttggctgcaccgggtctcgGTTGCAGCACCGCAGGTCTTCAGCCTTCGCTGCAGCGTTCGGGTCCTTTAGTTGTGACCTGTGAACTctcagctgtggcacgtgggatctagttccctggtcagggatggaacctgggcccccagcattgggagcgtggaatcttagccactggaccatcagggaagcccccagactctacttctaatgcaggggcctggggtttgatccctggttggggataaGAATCCCAACATATGTGGCAATAAATAAACTGACCAAATCCTCTGACTGAATAACGACCAttgtggggagcgagctccgcctctggcaaaggtcatgaggaaggaggcttgacatacccaaaggcgggatcaagcctcaggagtctccctggaaattctcgagccatctacccccaaaaccagaatctgcctactttctgctttgtgctttcacctacacctctgactttacggggggctgtcccccactacctctctgaaaaagagttagcttacagctgcagttaataattcctgggtgtgacagtgtttcaacctacaaactcccttggaagtcctctagcctgcctgaataggtttttccggccacatgtgattgctcagagcctccaaactgtgagaggcatgagatgttctaaactgtctaaatacagattcctttgagcagttaaaagattgattagaaattgtattggtgaagggattctcacttgttgggccaatgtttgctgctaagtctccatatcccttacctgctgtgtccctggcagtgtattgattaatatagttggtgtaagtagtagctttaatgtttgtaacctgggatccttgagttaattctttttcttgttatagcccaccacacctttgctctgtaggaatgcaactttatctaatgctttttggaggctggcacctgacttgagaataatcacctttagagaaaaaggcctccgggccagaagatgatgcaaatcacctaaacttttgcatatgataagtttgcaggaagaaagcctggcttactgcatgactctaccccttcccccattatcctctatgcataacttaaggtataaaaactactttggaaaataaagtgcgggccttgttcaccgaaacttggtctcaccatgtcgttctttctcttaccttctggctgaattattcagcctcttttctacactgaatttcctcactgagctatccttatttcagcctcttttctccactgaattttcctactgagctatcctcattctattactctttatatccttaattaacgtttaattaagcaattgtttcctgatcttcgccgacgccgtccccgcttcgaattccctggatcagccggggctggtccccggcagaccATTGTCACGGTGGACAAAAATAAGTCTTGCCTGTGTGCCCATCAGAAAAGATGAAGACACACCACGCCAACATCAACCAAGAACAGTGTGCTTTAAGACAAAAAATATGACCAGAAATAAAGATCAACATCACACAACGATAAAAGTGTGAATTTATCAGGGGTATATAATATACCCAGATTTGCACAGagctaataataatagcaatataaAGCATAAGAACTAAATACATAATCATAGTTGGAGATTTTAACACACCTTTCTCAGTAACTGAaagaagcagggaaaaaaaatcgGTAAGGAATAGAAGATTTAACCAAAATAATCTACCTGGCCTAATTCATATGTAGAATGGAAGTTACACTCAACAAGCGCTACCTGTAATTCTTTTCAGGTGTACACGGAATGCTTCCAAGAGAGACAAATTAGTGAGTCACAACAATATTCCAAAGAGCCTAATCACTGAATTTGTGACTGCTGACCACTGAGATTAAACCACAATTCAGCAACAGAATGATAACTAATAAACTCAGCATATTTCTAAATGACCCATGgggaaaataaatacaatggaaactggaaatattttgaactgagtataaataaaaatacaagttgCTAAAAATTATGGAATACAGCGAAAGCAGTGACCAGGGGAAGTGTAACAGCGCCGAAGGTGTGTATTAGGATGAAGGGAGGTGAGACGTCAAGGATCCAAGTGCTCAACTCAAGATGCTAGCGAAAGAACTGCAAATTAAGCCCAAAGAAAACGGAAGGAAATCATAAAAGCAGAATCAATGAAATGGATAACAGACAAAAATCATCAATGCCGAGAGTTAGTTCTTTTAAACGGTAATAAGACCGATAAGCCCAGAGCATGACTGATGAAGAAAGAAAACGTAAATTGCTAAAATCCGGAGTCAAAGAAGAGCATCACTATAGATCTCTAGGATGTTAAACAGATGAGACGCTATGAAGAGTTTATGGAGCTGATACATGtgacaacttagatgaaatgatCAAGTCCTTCAAACACACAGCTTCCTAAAActgaacaaacagaaaacctGAGCGGCCTTATGTCACTTACATAGACTGAAGCTGGAATTAAAGGTCTTTCCACAAAGGAAATTAGAGTCTCAGGTGACTCACTGGTGAATTCTTCCTAACGTCTAAGAAAGACATAGCAATGTCCTACAGACTCAGGAGACCAAGTAGGAGTGCGCCCTGACTCATTCTATGACACTGAAACGTGAGGAAGATTGGGCACAAAGGAAAGTGACAGATGACTCTCGAACATAGAGGCAAAAACCCTAAAAACATAACCAAGTGCAGTTATTACAGGAATATAAGATtgcttgacattaaaaaaataatgcaccATAACAACagaccaaacaaaaaaaatccatataatcatctcaacagaagcaaaaaaaagcatatgacaaaattcaatacccactCACGCCACCACCACCCAGCAAACGAGGAGTAGGGCAGTGTCCTCTGTCTGACAGAGCTGTGTGTCCGGAAGACCTGCAGCCAACTCTCCACTTGATGACGTGCTGAGTGCTCTCCCTGAGGAGGGCCCCATCAGGCAAGGTGCTCACTTATTCCTGCAGTTCCCCCTGGTACAGGAGCAATCGGGCAATAAAGTGAAGActagaaaaactggaaaagaagaaataaaactggccCTACTCACAGATGACAGATGGTGTATGTAGAAAACCCTCAGGGGCCTTCAGAAAACAGTTTAATCGGGAAGTCAACAATCTCAAGAGACAAAGATGTCTGAATGTATGAAACATCTGTGCTATTCCTGTATGT
It encodes the following:
- the TNIP2 gene encoding TNFAIP3-interacting protein 2 is translated as MSSGDAESGGREGAPRAAAALCGLYHEAGQRLRRLQDQLAARDALIARLRARLAALEGDTAPSLVDALLEQVARFREQLRQRDGGAAEAALRQEIERLSEQLEEKEREAQQLLSQPGLEREKEVALLRRSVAEKERARAASHVLCRSLADETHQLRRTLAATAHMCQHLAKCLDERQGGQGTAGEQSPEPKCTEGDASVHAVVEKLREENRVLRQKVTHVEDLNARWQRYDASRDEYVRGLHAQLKGLQVPLEPELMRKEVSRLNAQLEEKMDDCAEARRELAAARSARDAALERVQMLEQQILAYKDDFTSERADRERAQSRIHELEEQVASLQRQASWRQDSREPVSCRIHTGSRSPRYLETDASEPVAAGGRRPGTGSQWLDLPAEGGCSGVTQRGQGDLQCPHCLRCFSDEQGEELFKHVAECCQ